The following are encoded in a window of Urocitellus parryii isolate mUroPar1 chromosome 7, mUroPar1.hap1, whole genome shotgun sequence genomic DNA:
- the LOC113192808 gene encoding ly-6/neurotoxin-like protein 1, with product MAPLLVLFLAALVGLPLAQALDCHVCAYNGDNCFNPMRCPAMVTYCMTTRTYYTPYKMKVSKSCVPRCFETVYDGYSKHASTTSCCQYDLCNGAGLAAPGTLALAPILLATLWALL from the exons ATGGCGCCCCTGCTGGTGCTGTTCCTGGCCGCCCTGGTGGGCCTGCCTCTAG CCCAGGCTCTGGACTGCCATGTGTGCGCCTACAATGGAGACAATTGCTTCAACCCCATGCGCTGCCCGGCCATGGTCACCTACTGCATGACTACACGTACCT ATTACACCCCGTACAAGATGAAGGTCAGCAAGTCCTGTGTGCCCAGATGCTTTGAGACTGTGTATGACGGCTACTCCAAGCACGCGTCCACCACCTCCTGCTGCCAGTATGACCTCTGTAATGGTGCTGGCTTGGCTGCCCCAGggaccctggccctggcccccatTCTCCTGGCcaccctctgggccctgctctaa
- the Ly6d gene encoding lymphocyte antigen 6D produces the protein MKTVLLLLVILAVAMGPAQGLRCHVCSSSTNCKQPQTCPASSHYCRTMTTVEPLSGNLVRKECAESCRPDNSQQGQVSSGVQSTQCCQEDLCNEQLHSSAPARTLLRGATLGLLLALGLLASVAPSL, from the exons ATGAAGACGGTCCTGCTGCTCCTCGTCATCCTGGCTGTGGCCATGGGCCCAG CCCAGGGACTCCGCTGCCACGTGTGCTCCAGCTCCACCAACTGTAAGCAGCCGCAGACCTGCCCAGCCAGCTCCCACTACTGCAGGACCATGACCACAG TGGAGCCTCTGTCGGGGAACCTGGTGAGGAAAGAGTGCGCAGAGTCGTGCAGGCCCGACAACAGCCAGCAGGGCCAAGTCAGCAGCGGCGTCCAGTCCACCCAGTGCTGCCAGGAAGACCTGTGCAACGAGCAGCTGCACAGCTCTGCGCCCGCCCGCACCCTGCTCCGCGGCGCCACCCTGGGcctgctgctggccctgggcctccTCGCCAGCGTGGCCCCCAGCCTGTAA
- the Slurp2 gene encoding secreted Ly-6/uPAR domain-containing protein 2: MQLRFWLLLAVVLSLALATAQGLRCHLCKGFGGCSHVSSCPGGSTHCVVIATRSPISFQDLPLVTKMCYKGCPDVPSLGLGPHVSIACCQSSLCNHD, translated from the exons ATGCAGCTCCGCTTCTGGCTCCTGCTGGCTGTGGTCTTGAGCCTGGCGCTGG cTACAGCCCAGGGCCTGCGGTGCCACCTGTGCAAAGGCTTCGGAGGTTGCTCCCACGTGTCCAGCTGCCCGGGGGGCTCCACCCACTGTGTGGTCATCGCCACCC ggTCCCCCATCAGCTTCCAGGACCTGCCTCTGGTCACCAAGATGTGCTACAAGGGCTGCCCTGATGtccccagcctgggcctgggaCCCCATGTCTCCATTGCCTGCTGCCAGTCCAGCCTCTGTAACCATGACTGA